In Mercenaria mercenaria strain notata chromosome 14, MADL_Memer_1, whole genome shotgun sequence, the following are encoded in one genomic region:
- the LOC123528017 gene encoding uncharacterized protein LOC123528017 — MEDMLLYFMIVLVYVARPVMSECAENGTSCNKFECEYNVIRKLIKLEEKVSQQDEKIVEQNKKHVEQAHMIETLSRELEGSRRALEYHISDGSAYIRWGRKTCPSGATLVYEGYTAGTHYTYSGGAAQPLCLTTKPIWGLHTSKQELGAYVYGAEYQTSSYSAWNYLHNHDVPCVVCRVPNKDVLMVPGSSSCPNAYNLQYSGYLMAGYYSHAASSHYLCVDGNPETVDRGYQDNDGYLLYFVQAICGSLACGPYVLNREITCAVCSFSLEA; from the exons atggAAGATATGCTTCTCTATTTCATGATTGTGCTAGTATATGTTGCCCGACCAGTAATGAGTGAGTGCGCTGAAAATGGAACCAGCTGTAATAAGTTTGAATGTGAATATAACGTAATTCGGAAACTGATTAAACTTGAGGAGAAAGTTTCCCAGCAGGATGAAAAGATTGTTGAGCAGAATAAGAAACATGTTGAGCAGGCGCATATGATAGAAACGCTTTCAAGAGAGTTAGAAG gcaGCCGTAGGGCTCTAGAGTATCATATCTCCGACGGTTCTGCATATATAAGATGGGGCCGAAAAACGTGTCCTAGCGGCGCTACTTTAGTTTACGAAGGATACACAGCTGGAACTCATTACACATACAGCGGCGGAGCTGCACAACCTTTATGTCTAACTACAAAACCGATTTGGGGACTGCACACATCGAAACAGGAATTGGGAGCATATGTTTACGGAGCAGAATATCAAACATCCTCATACAGCGCATGGAATTACTTGCATAATCATGACGTCCCCTGTGTCGTCTGTCGCGTACCTAACAAAGACGTGCTGATGGTCCCAGGAAGCAGCAGTTGTCCGAACGCTTACAATCTTCAATACAGTGGCTATTTAATGGCAGGGTACTATAGTCACGCGGCTTCCAGCCACTACCTTTGTGTGGATGGTAACCCTGAAACAGTAGACAGGGGATATCAAGATAACGACGGATACTTACTTTACTTTGTCCAGGCTATATGTGGCTCTCTAGCGTGTGGGCCGTACGTCCTCAATAGGGAGATAACATGCGCTGTATGCTCATTTTCGCTCGAAGCCTAG